From Herpetosiphonaceae bacterium:
GGCGTGACCGCCAGCGTGGGCTACAACGTCGACAGCTTCGGGCATCACGGCATGCTGCCGCAGATCCTCAAACAAAGCGGCATGGACGCCTACGTCTTTTTGCGCCCGTCGCCCAACGAGAAAGGCCTGCCCGGACGACTCTTCTGGTGGGAGTCCGACGACGGCTCGCGCGTGCTGACCTTTCGCATTCCCTACGAGTACGGCACCTGGGGCAAAGACCTCGATAAATATGTGCGCCGCTGCATCGCCGAGCTAAAAGACCCGCTGCGCGACATCATGTGCTTCTACGGCGTCGGCAACCACGGCGGCGGCCCGACCACAGAGAACTTGCAGAGTATTCGGCGTCTGAACGAGAGCCTGGGCTTTGCCAGGCTGGTCTTCAGCACGCCCGACCAGTTCTTCAGCGCGGTTGCCATGCAAGACCTGCCGCTGCCGGTCGTCCACGACGATCTGCAACATCACGCCAGCGGATGCTACGCGGCGCACTCCGGCGTCAAGCGCTGGAATCGTCAGGCCGAGAATCACCTGCTGCTGGCCGAGAAATACGCCAGCCTGGCCGACTGGCTGACCGGTCAGCCCTACCCCGTCGACTTCGGACGCGCCTGGAAGAATGTGCTCTTCAACCAGTTCCACGACATCCTGGCGGGCACCAGCATCGAGGCGGCCTACGACGACGCGCGCAACCTGTACGGCGAGGCCATGTCGATCGCCGGACGCGCGCTCAACGACGCGATCCAGTCGATCGCCTGGCGGATCAAGATCGATCCCGAAGCGGGCATGAAGCCGATTGTGGTCTTCAACCCGCACGCCTGGGCCAGCACGGTCAACGTTGAGCTGGAGTTCGGGCGGCTCAAAGAAACCGAGGTGCTGCTGGACGATACCGACCGCCAGGTGCCGGTGCAGGTGGTCCAGTCGGCGGCTGCGGCGCGCGGACGCAACCGGCTGAGCTTTATCGCCGATCTACCGCCGCTGGGCTACCGCGTCTATCGCGTGGCGGCGCGGCCCAACACGATCGAGGGCACGCCGCTGCGCGCTACGGACTGTTCGCTGGAAAACGATCGCTTCCGGCTGGAGTTCGATCCGCAGACCGGCTGGATCGGCAGCCTCTACGACAAGCACCGCCAGCTCAACGTTTTTATCGGCCCTGCGGCGCGGCCCGTGGTGATCGAGGACCGCAGCGACACGTGGAGCCACGACGTGCTGGCCTTCGACACGGCGATCGGCGACTTCACCGCGCGCAGCGTCCGCCTCGTCGAGCACGGCGCGGTCAAGTCCGTCGTGCGCGTCACCAGCGAGTACGGCGCGTCGCGGCTGGTGCAGGATTTTACGATGTATCGCGAGCTTGAGCAGATCGACGTGCATGTCACCGTCGACTGGCGCGAGGAGTTCAAAATGCTCAAGCTCAAGTTTCCGATGAACCTCAACTTTATCCGCGCGACCTACGAGATTCCCTATGGGCACATCGAGCGTCCGGTCAACGGCGAGGAAGAGCCGGGGCAGAGCTGGATCGACGTATCGGGCGAGTCGCGCGATGTGGATGAGCTGTACGGCCTGAGCCTGCTCAACGACGGCAAGTACAGCTTCGATGTGCGCAACAAGGAGCTGAGCCTGACGGTGCTGCGCAGCCCGATCTACGCCCATCACGATCCCTTCGTGCCACAGCCCGACGGCCAGTACTCGTTCATCGACCAGGGCATCCAGCGCTTTTCGTACACGCTGCTGCCGCACAGCGGAAGCTGGGAGCAGGCGGGCACGATCAAGCGCGCCGCCGAGCTGAACCAGCGTCCGATCGCGCTGATCGAAACGTACCACGAGCACGGCACGCTGCCGCAGTGCGACTCGTATCTCGCGGTCGAGCAGGGCAGCGTCGTCGTCAGCGCGCTGAAACAGGCCGAGGAGTCCGACGATCTGATCGTGCGCTGCTACGAGACGCACAAAGCGCAGACCGACGCGACGATCCGGCTGCCGAAGTGGAATCGCACGATCAGCGCGACGTTCGGCCCGTGTGAGATCAAGACGTTCCGCGTGCCCAAAGACCCGGCGCTGCCGATCGTCGAAACCAATCTGCTCGAATGGACCGCGCAGGAGATGGACCCGCACGCCGTCCCGCTACCGGCGACGCCGCTCGCCCAGCATCATGGAGCCGGAGGAAACGGTCAGCGGGAGAACAGCTAAACAAAGAACAAAGAACAAAGAAGAACCAAGAACCGAGAACCAAGGAGAACTCGAAACTTTGAACTTGAAACTTGAACCTTGAAACAAAGTTTGTTCTCTGTTCCGCTGTTCTTTATTCTCTACAAGGGGCTGGTTCATGTTTTTCACCGCAGAAAAGATCGCCAAACAACTGCCTGAGATCCGCCAGGCGATCCACCGCGAGGCCCTGCCGATCCCCAGCTTCAAGTTCTTCGAGGGCCAGTGCGACGACGCGCGCTGCCCCTTCTTCGACGATCGCGACTGGCGCGACTTCAACGTCGGCGAGTACTGGGGCGGCTACGACATCGTGGCCTGGTTTCGCGCCACGGTGCCGATCCCGGCGCACTTCCGCGATCACAAAGTGGCGCTGCGCTTCCTGGTCGGGCCGAGAGATACCGGCAACTCCACCGCCGAGACGCTGCTGTTCGTGAATGGCGCGCCGCTCCAGGCGATCGACGTGTGGCACGACGAGGCCTGGCTGCCGCCTGAGCTGCTGCAAGCCGAGCAGATCCAGATCGCGCTCAAGGCCTGGAGCGGCGTGATGTCGGTGCCTGACCGGCGGCGCTTCAGGCTGGCGCAGCTTGTGCGCATCGACGAGCCAACCGAGCGCTTCTACTATCTGGCCGATACGCTGCTCAAGGCGGTCAACGTGCTGGATGAAAACGATCTGCGCCGGATCAGGCTGCTGCGCGCGCTCAACGGCGCGTTTCTCACGATCGATTTTACCAAGCCGCACTCCGACGCTTTCTACGCCTCGATCGCCGCAGCCGAGCGCGTGCTGCGCGGGCAGGTCGAGCACCTGGCGGCGACCAGCGAGATCAAGCCCACGGTCGTCGGCATCGGCCACTCGCACCTCGATCTGGCCTGGCTCTGGCGGCTGTGCCACACCCGCGAGAAAGCGGCGCGGACCTTCGCGACGGTGCTGCATCTGATGCGGCAGTATCCCGAATACTACTACCTGCACGCATCGCCGCAGTTGTTCAAGTTCGTCAAAGAAGATTATCCTGAGATCTACGCCCAGATCAAAGAGCGCGTCGCGGCGGGCCAGTGGGAGATGACCGGCGGCATGTGGGTCGAGGCCGACATCAATTTGCCGAGCGGCGAGTCGCTGGTGCGGCAGATCTTGTACGGCAAGCGCTTCTTCCGCGATGAGTTCGGCGTCGATACCAGGGTGCTGTGGCTGCCCGATGTCTTCGGCTACTCGTGGACGCTGCCGCAGATCATGAAGCAGAGCGGCCTGGACTACTTCATGACGACCAAGATCAGCTGGAATCAGTTCAATCGCTTCCCCTACGACACCTTCCACTGGCGCGGCATCGACGGCAGCGAGGTGCTGACGCATTTCGTCACGACGCCGGAAGAGCACTCGCACCACTACACCTACATCGGCACGCTGGAGCCGCGCGAGGTCAAGGGCATCTGGGACAACTACAAGCAGAAGGACATCAACGATACGCTGCTGCATGTCTTCGGCTGGGGCGACGGTGGCGGCGGCCCGACCAAAGAGATGATCGAGATGGGCCGCACGATGCGCAATCTGCCGGGATTGCCCCGCGTGGAACTGGCGAAGGCCGAGCCGTACTTTGCCGAGCTTGAGGCGCGCATCGCCGGGCAGGACGTGCCGGTCTGGGACGGCGAGCTGTATCTTGAGTATCACCGGGGCACCTACACCTCGCAGGCGCACATCAAGCGCGCCAACCGCAAAGCTGAGGTGCTCTACCACGATGCCGAGTGGCTGAGCGCCGTGGCCGATGTGCTGACGGGCCAGGGCCTCTATCCTGCCGAGACGCTGCGGGAGGGCTGGGAGCGGCTGCTGCTCAATCAGTTCCACGACATTCTGCCGGGATCGTCGATCCGCCAGGTCTATGAGGATAGCCGCGCGGACTTCGCGCAGATCAACGAGCTGGGCGGGGATGTGCTGCGCCGGGCACGCGCCGCGATCGTGGAGCGGATCGGCGTGGCGCAGGAGAGCGTGGTCGTCTTCAACTCGCTCTCGTGGACCAGAGCCGGCCTGATCGAGCTGCCGTGGTCGGAGCAATGGCGGCATCTCACAGCGCTGCTGCCAGATGGCACCCAGGCGACGACGCAGATCGTCGACGAGCATGGCCTGAAAAAGGTGCTGCTGGAAGTCACCGATGTTCCCGCGCTGGGCTACCAGACGTTGCCGCTGGTGCCGCGCGAGCACCACGCCGAGAGCGCCGACGCGATCACGATCGCGCCGGAGCGGCTGGAAAACCGGTTCTACCGCGTCGCGCTGAACGAGCGCGGCCAGATCGTCTCGCTCTTCGACAAGCAGAACGAGCGCGAGGTGCTGCCGCCCAGGGCGCGCGGCAACGTCTTGCAGGTCTTTGAAGACAAGCCGATGAACTTCGACGCCTGGGACATCGACCCGTACTTCTATGAGAAGATGCGCGAGATCGACCAACTGATCGCCGTCGAAGTGGTCGAGCAGGGGCCGCTGCGCGGCGTGCTTGAGCTTCAGTGGCGCTTCTACGACTCGCTCATCACGCAGCGGATCACGCTCTACGGGCACTCGCCGCGCATCGACTTTCGCACCGAGGTCGATTGGCGGGAGCGCCAGGTGTTGCTGAAGGTGGCGTTTCCCGTGGCCGTGCGCGCCACCAAAGCGACCTATGATATTCAGTTCGGCAGCATCGAGCGCCCGACGCACTCGAATACAAGCTGGGACTACGCGCGCTTCGAGAGCGTGGCGCACAAATGGGTCGATCTCTCTGAGGGCGGCTACGGCGTCGGGCTGCTCAACGATTGCAAGTACGGCTACGACGTGAAGCATAACGTGCTGCGGCTGACGCTGATCAAGTCGCCGATTGGGCCGGATGAGACGGCAGATCGCGGCAGGCACGTCTTCACCTACAGCCTGCTGCCGCACGCCGGGACGTGGAGCCAAAGCGCGATCGTCCGCGAAGGCTATGATCTCAACTATCCGCTGCTGCTGGAGACGATCGCGCAGCCGCAGCCGGGCAAGCTGCCGCATACCTACGCCTTCGCCGAGCTGGACGCCGATAACGTGGTGGTCGAGACGATCAAGCGGGCGGAAGACGAGGACGCCTGGATCGTGCGCGTCTATGAGTGCCAGCAGTTCCAGCGCAACAGGGTCAGCCTCAGCTTCGGCCAGCCGATCCGCAGAGCCGTCGTGTGCAACCTGCTCGAAGAAGACCAGGAGCCAGCCCGCCACGACGATCGAGCGATCACCTTCGGCATCGTGCCCTATGAGATCAAGACGTTCAAGGTGTGGCTGGCGTAGAGCCAAGAACCGAGGGAACAAAACGCCCAACGTCTTTGTTCCCTTGCGCTCTTGTTTCCTTGGAACCTGGAACCCGGAGCAAAGTACTACCTACGGAATAGGACATTTTGACAGGCTGCCAGATCGCGAGTCGGCTGCTATACTTTGATCATCCACTACCGAATGATGCTCGACCGACTGGGGGGTGGGCCGAGCACCACAAGGTAGTGGTTTTTTTGCTCCACAGACGGCGCTCGATCGACGGTCCACATGCGCCAGAAAACCAACGTCATAGGAAAAAGTGGGGGTAAGGGGGGTGAAGGCGGCGCCTCGGCGCGTCGGGGTAGGTGCGCTTACGCCTCGGTAGCACCAGCCAGCACGAACAAAGGATCAGGATGATCGGCGCTTGTTCCGCTCGCCAGCCACAGCACGTATCGCTGGAGGGTGTTGCCCGACACGTGATGCTGCATGTGGCGCTGGTACCCGTCGATGAACCAGGGGGAGCGTTCATCTGACTTGATTCAAGTGTAGCACACCAACCTTATCGCCAACCTTACCGCCATCGTAGAGATTCGTTTGCATGCGGCCAGGATATGTCACCGCTCGGAGACGGTCGCGCGCCTCTGCGATCGTTAGGTACCGGATGCAGACGCGCCGCCCGGTAGCTGCTCCATCGTCCCACGACACCGTTTGCAGACGCGCCGCTCAGTGATATTCGGCAGGCCACACTGCGGGCAGGCGATCATCGGCTCTGGAAAGAGTCGACCGATCAGCGCATAGAGCGCGCCGTAGAGGCACAGACCCGTGATGAGGGTAAACATCCAAAGCGGCCCCGTCTGCACACCGGAATCGATCATAAAACCTACAAAGATCAACACGGCGCTATGCAGCAGGGTCCTAAGCAGATGATCCACGATCAGCCTTTCACAGGACATGATACCACGCTGGCAGTATATCATCAGCCGCAGGGGAAGATCTAGCGACGATCGAACGATCTTGCGGCGCTGATGTTAATCGGGCAGCCAGGCGTGCTGATCGATGACTGAATGGCCTACGGGCGCAGCGCCGCCGACCATGCGCTCAAGCTCCAGCGCCTCGTCGATCGCCTGATCGAGCGTCAGAGCGCTGCCTGCGCTGGAAGCTTGCGCAAACGTAGCATCATCCAGCATCAGGCGTAGCGCGGCGAGCGTGCCGCTGTGCTCGGCGGGAAGATCCTGGTGGTCGCCGGTAGCACGCAGCGCCGCCACCGCCGCGCAGAGCCGCGCGGCCACCACTGGGCGATCCAGCTCCACAAACGCCGCCGCCAGACCGGTCAGGCACTCGACGCAGTACCAGGCATCGTCGAGCGCGCGAAACAGGCCGAGGCTATCTGCGAAGTAGCGCGCGGCGGCATGGTAGGCTGCCTGCGCCTGCGCCACATGGCCCCGATACAGCAGCGCCCAGGCGTAGCCCCGCCGATCGTTCAACTCCTGAAACAGCGCCAGACTTCGCTCCAAGAGCGTCACCGCCCTCCGTTCATCGCCCTGTGCCCGCGCGGCCTGGCCCTGATTGGTCAGCGCCCAGGCATAGCCCCGCCGATCGCCAAGCTCCTGAAACAGCGCCAGGCTTTCGTCGAAGAGCGTCGCCGCGCGATCGTACGCGCCCTGCGCGAGCACCGCCTGTCCAAGATTGGTCAGCGCCCAGGCCATGCCGTGACGGTAGCCTAGACTTTGAAAGAGCGTCAGCCCGGCCTCAAACAGCTCGACCGCGTGCGTGTACGCGGCTTGCGCATGCCGCACCTGGCCCTGCACGGTCATCGCGACCGCGCAGCCGCGCCGATCGCCAAGCTCCTGAAACAGCGCCAGGCTGCGTTCGAGCAGCGCCAGCGCGTACAGATAATCGCCCTGCGCCTGCGCGATCTGAGCGCGGCTGGTCAGCGCCGTAGCGCTGCCCTCGTGATCGCCAAGCTCCTGAAACAGCGCCAGACTTTCGTCGAAGAGCGTCGCCGCGCGATCGTACGCGCCCTGCGCCTCCGCGACCTGTCCCAGGTAGTTGAGCGTACACGCGCTGGCCGCAGTATCGCCCAGCTCGCGGCTGATGGCAAGACTGGCCTCAAGCAGCAGCGTCGCCTGCCGCCAGTCGTTCTGTGCCCACGCCAGCCGACCGCCGCCACACAGCGCGCGGACCCGCGCCAGCGTCGGTCGGCTGGTCGTCGGCAGCGCCTGCACCGTCGCGATCCAGGCCCGGCCCTCGCTGATATAGCCGCGCACCAGCCAGAACTCCCACAGCAACTCCACCAGCGACCAGGCGGCCTCGGCGTCGCCAGACGGGCCGCAGCACCAATCCAGCGCGGCGCGCAGGTTCTCATGCTCGGCCTCAAGCCGATCCAGCCAGGCTTCCTGCTCCGTATCCTGCAAGTGCGGACCGGCGGCCTCGGCCAGCGCCAGGAAATAGCGCGCGTGCCGCTGCCGGAGCAGATTCAGCTCGCCCGCCGCAGCTATGCACTCCAGCGCGAACTCGCGCAGCGTTTCCAGCATCGCAAAGCGTACCGTGCCGTCCGTCGCCTCCACGCGGCGCAGCAGGCTTTGATCGATCAGCGACAGCAGCCCCCGCAGGACCGCCTCACGCTCGGTGGTCGGCGCGCGATCTGTGTCGGCGGCGCAGATCGCCTCTACCGCTTCGAGCGTACACCCGGCCACGAAGACCCCCAGCCGACGAAAGAGCGCCTGCGCATCGGGTTCGAGCAGGTTGTAGCTCCAGGCGATGGCGTCGCGCAGCGTTTGCTGACGTGCCGGAAGATCGCGGGCACCGCCCGTCAGCAGGCTGAGCCGCTGCTCCAGCTTGGCAAGCAGCGCCTGCGGCGTTAGCAGCTTGATCCAGGCGGCAGCCAGCTCGATCGCCAGCGGTAGGCCATCCAGGCGGGTACAGATCTGGGCGACGGCGGTGGCGTTCGCGGGCGTGAGGCTGAAGCGCGGAGACACTGCGCGCGCCCGATCGACAAAGAGCGCCACCGCCGCATATTGCGATAGGACATCGACCGGCGGCAGCGCTTGCGCGTCGGGCAGCGCCAGCGGCGGCACCGGCAGCTCATGCTCGCCTGAGAGATGCAGCACCACGCGGCTGGTGACAAGCAGCTTAAGCTGCCGCGCATGGGCCAGCAGCCCGGCGATCACAGGCGCGGCTGCAACTACCTGCTCGAAATTATCGAGCACCAGCAACATCTGCTTATCGCGGAGGTAGCTGCTCAGCAGCTCGTCGATCGGCTGCCCGCCCGCCTCGCTCAGATCGAGCGCCTGTGCGATCGTCGAGGCTACCAGGCTATCATCGTCGATGGTCGCCAGCGCGACAAAGCACACGCCATCGCGGAAATCGTCGAGCAGCTCTGCGGCGATCTGAATGCCGAGCCGGGTCTTGCCCGCACCGCCGGGGCCGGTCAGCGTCAGCAGCCGCACGCCGGGATCACGCAGCCGGTGGCACGCAGCAGCAACTTCGCGCGCGCGTCCGATCAGCGGGTTGGGCGGCGCGAGCAGGTTGTTGAACTGGCGCTGTGGCTGCCCGCGACCGGCGGCGATAAAGGCGGGGCGCTCGTCCGGCGCGATCTTGAGCTGATCGGCCAGCCGATTGATGAAGTGACGCGAAGGCCGAACTTCGTTCGCCTCGATTTTGCGGATCGTGATCTCGGCGCAGCCAACCCGCTGCGCCAGCTCGGCCTGCGTGAGATCCCATGCCTTGCGGCACCGCCTGACCCATTGCCCAAACGCCTCGCCGGTCATCGAAGCTCCTTTGCTCGTCGCGGAGAACGGCAATGATCTTATGTATATCCACCTCATTATAAATTAAAATAGCTTTTACCGATCAGCGCCGATCGC
This genomic window contains:
- a CDS encoding alpha-mannosidase, translated to MFFTAEKIAKQLPEIRQAIHREALPIPSFKFFEGQCDDARCPFFDDRDWRDFNVGEYWGGYDIVAWFRATVPIPAHFRDHKVALRFLVGPRDTGNSTAETLLFVNGAPLQAIDVWHDEAWLPPELLQAEQIQIALKAWSGVMSVPDRRRFRLAQLVRIDEPTERFYYLADTLLKAVNVLDENDLRRIRLLRALNGAFLTIDFTKPHSDAFYASIAAAERVLRGQVEHLAATSEIKPTVVGIGHSHLDLAWLWRLCHTREKAARTFATVLHLMRQYPEYYYLHASPQLFKFVKEDYPEIYAQIKERVAAGQWEMTGGMWVEADINLPSGESLVRQILYGKRFFRDEFGVDTRVLWLPDVFGYSWTLPQIMKQSGLDYFMTTKISWNQFNRFPYDTFHWRGIDGSEVLTHFVTTPEEHSHHYTYIGTLEPREVKGIWDNYKQKDINDTLLHVFGWGDGGGGPTKEMIEMGRTMRNLPGLPRVELAKAEPYFAELEARIAGQDVPVWDGELYLEYHRGTYTSQAHIKRANRKAEVLYHDAEWLSAVADVLTGQGLYPAETLREGWERLLLNQFHDILPGSSIRQVYEDSRADFAQINELGGDVLRRARAAIVERIGVAQESVVVFNSLSWTRAGLIELPWSEQWRHLTALLPDGTQATTQIVDEHGLKKVLLEVTDVPALGYQTLPLVPREHHAESADAITIAPERLENRFYRVALNERGQIVSLFDKQNEREVLPPRARGNVLQVFEDKPMNFDAWDIDPYFYEKMREIDQLIAVEVVEQGPLRGVLELQWRFYDSLITQRITLYGHSPRIDFRTEVDWRERQVLLKVAFPVAVRATKATYDIQFGSIERPTHSNTSWDYARFESVAHKWVDLSEGGYGVGLLNDCKYGYDVKHNVLRLTLIKSPIGPDETADRGRHVFTYSLLPHAGTWSQSAIVREGYDLNYPLLLETIAQPQPGKLPHTYAFAELDADNVVVETIKRAEDEDAWIVRVYECQQFQRNRVSLSFGQPIRRAVVCNLLEEDQEPARHDDRAITFGIVPYEIKTFKVWLA
- a CDS encoding tetratricopeptide repeat protein: MTGEAFGQWVRRCRKAWDLTQAELAQRVGCAEITIRKIEANEVRPSRHFINRLADQLKIAPDERPAFIAAGRGQPQRQFNNLLAPPNPLIGRAREVAAACHRLRDPGVRLLTLTGPGGAGKTRLGIQIAAELLDDFRDGVCFVALATIDDDSLVASTIAQALDLSEAGGQPIDELLSSYLRDKQMLLVLDNFEQVVAAAPVIAGLLAHARQLKLLVTSRVVLHLSGEHELPVPPLALPDAQALPPVDVLSQYAAVALFVDRARAVSPRFSLTPANATAVAQICTRLDGLPLAIELAAAWIKLLTPQALLAKLEQRLSLLTGGARDLPARQQTLRDAIAWSYNLLEPDAQALFRRLGVFVAGCTLEAVEAICAADTDRAPTTEREAVLRGLLSLIDQSLLRRVEATDGTVRFAMLETLREFALECIAAAGELNLLRQRHARYFLALAEAAGPHLQDTEQEAWLDRLEAEHENLRAALDWCCGPSGDAEAAWSLVELLWEFWLVRGYISEGRAWIATVQALPTTSRPTLARVRALCGGGRLAWAQNDWRQATLLLEASLAISRELGDTAASACTLNYLGQVAEAQGAYDRAATLFDESLALFQELGDHEGSATALTSRAQIAQAQGDYLYALALLERSLALFQELGDRRGCAVAMTVQGQVRHAQAAYTHAVELFEAGLTLFQSLGYRHGMAWALTNLGQAVLAQGAYDRAATLFDESLALFQELGDRRGYAWALTNQGQAARAQGDERRAVTLLERSLALFQELNDRRGYAWALLYRGHVAQAQAAYHAAARYFADSLGLFRALDDAWYCVECLTGLAAAFVELDRPVVAARLCAAVAALRATGDHQDLPAEHSGTLAALRLMLDDATFAQASSAGSALTLDQAIDEALELERMVGGAAPVGHSVIDQHAWLPD
- a CDS encoding glycoside hydrolase family 38 C-terminal domain-containing protein; the encoded protein is MKDTTLHMIGNAHLDPVWLWQWQEGFQETKATFRSALDRMRESDDFVFTSSSAAIYEWVEHNDPQMFAEIRQRIAEGRWQIVGGWWVQADCNLPCGESFARQALYGQRYFKAKFGVTASVGYNVDSFGHHGMLPQILKQSGMDAYVFLRPSPNEKGLPGRLFWWESDDGSRVLTFRIPYEYGTWGKDLDKYVRRCIAELKDPLRDIMCFYGVGNHGGGPTTENLQSIRRLNESLGFARLVFSTPDQFFSAVAMQDLPLPVVHDDLQHHASGCYAAHSGVKRWNRQAENHLLLAEKYASLADWLTGQPYPVDFGRAWKNVLFNQFHDILAGTSIEAAYDDARNLYGEAMSIAGRALNDAIQSIAWRIKIDPEAGMKPIVVFNPHAWASTVNVELEFGRLKETEVLLDDTDRQVPVQVVQSAAAARGRNRLSFIADLPPLGYRVYRVAARPNTIEGTPLRATDCSLENDRFRLEFDPQTGWIGSLYDKHRQLNVFIGPAARPVVIEDRSDTWSHDVLAFDTAIGDFTARSVRLVEHGAVKSVVRVTSEYGASRLVQDFTMYRELEQIDVHVTVDWREEFKMLKLKFPMNLNFIRATYEIPYGHIERPVNGEEEPGQSWIDVSGESRDVDELYGLSLLNDGKYSFDVRNKELSLTVLRSPIYAHHDPFVPQPDGQYSFIDQGIQRFSYTLLPHSGSWEQAGTIKRAAELNQRPIALIETYHEHGTLPQCDSYLAVEQGSVVVSALKQAEESDDLIVRCYETHKAQTDATIRLPKWNRTISATFGPCEIKTFRVPKDPALPIVETNLLEWTAQEMDPHAVPLPATPLAQHHGAGGNGQRENS